The genomic stretch gatcaaggggtgtccgcaaggaggagttctctcgcccttgttatggtcactagttgtcgacgcacttctcaacaagctttcacagcttggttacgaggtcattggatacgccgatgacatcgtcctcatcgtcagaggtaaagatgacgcaactctgtcgagccgaatgcaaacggctctgaataccaccatgtcatggtgtttacaggagggtctaaacataaaccccttaaaaacagtcctaattccattcggcagacgaaggacgatctccatcactcctccaatactgagtggagttagactgggcttcagcaatgaagtcaaatatctcggaattattctggacaagaaactgaactggtctgcacaactggatcatgccgctaggaaagcgatctcagcgatctgggcctgcagaactctcttcggtaagacctggggactgaaaccagacttggcactctggtcttacaagaccattgcccgaccaagaatcacctatgctgccctagtgtggtggcctaaggtgaacgaagtgactgcgcaagccaaaatcaaaaaagttcaaagacttgcatgtctttcggttaccagcgctatgcgaacaactccaactgcagccttggaagctatgctttgcctactacctctacatcttcatgtgaaaaaggaagcagagcttggcgctctaaggttgcaaaggaggaaaaccatacttgaaggggaccaaatcggccaccttcgcatacttagggagttcaaactaactccgctattaaccacagtctccgactggatggacgttaggtccaacatggatattccatatagagtgattgaaacaaaccgctctatgtggaacaatggagggcctaatcttccacctggcatcgtcaatttttatacggacggctcgaaaatgggatccctaacgggatctggtatatacgaaCCCGGTATCAgagaaacgttttccctggaaaaatggcccaccgtttttcaagcagaggtatatgccatatatatctgcgcaaaaatatgtctgcaacgcaactacagacatgcgaaaatcggtatattctcggacagtcaagcagcactactagcacttaagtccgtcaaatgcgcttccaaacttgtttgggaatgcattgaaactctacgggaactttcccgacagaattcagtttttctgttttgggtgcccggacactgcggagtcgagggtaatgaacacgctgactacctagcaagacagggatcagctcagcggtttattggtcccgagccgtttctgggtacgtccatttccgctatcaaaagcgaactattaacttgggaaaggctagaaatagtatcccaatggcaacaggcacagggttgtagacaaggcaaacagtttatctatccgaaccctggaaccgccagaaagctacttagtctaaatcgtagtgacctacggataatcacgggactcctcatcggacactgtcccgctttttatcatttaaagaaaatcggcgtagtgttgaacgacacctgccgattctgcaaatctgaaccagagagttcagagcattagctttgctcttgcgaagctcttgcttcctctaggtacaacttcttaggaagttaccttttaactccataccaagcatggagctccaatcccaagcaggtcattagtttcatcaactatgttgtacctaattggggtacaggtttacaacaaaacagttctactccatcaatgagtacgaacaatccgtaacctgtgcacagcaatcggggcccgccacaaaagacaatcagcaagaatgtcgcagtggcatttcagtacccagtgcccttcaggcatacagagacaaaaaaaaagactgaagttattgttgtaaataacagaaagtctgagcaggaggcatcgattagtgccggtacatgcactatcgcctcaaaacgctcgttgaagcttctgggggttatgatcgacgacaagctcacgttcgggagccacgtcgattatacctgcaagaaagcttccatggctgtggcagcgctgtctcgcatgatggcaaacagctcggcggttcgtagcagcaggcgcaaagtccttgctagcgtgaccacgtccatactcaggtatggaggaccagtgtggtccaaggtattgagtacctcgtgccatcgcggcaaactcgagagtacgtacaggctaatgtgcctaagggtcgcgtgcgcataccgaacagtgtcgtacgaggcggtttgcgtcctggctggcatgatgcccatcagcatcatcgtcaaagaggatgtagagtgtttcgaccaacgcgacacgaggggtattcgcaacaccatacggtcatcctcaatggccaggtggcagcgggagtggtccaacactacaaaactACACACCGACTCACTCCAGAGTTAGctggctggattaataggcaccatggggaagtaaccttccatctgacacagatcctgtcaggccatggctgctttaggcagtacctgcataggttcgggtacgccgagtcccctatgtgccccgcttgtacgggtgcggaagaaagcgcagagcatgtgttcttcacatgtccgcgcttcgagcgggtacggtacgaaatgctggcaataagtgggatggacaccacgccagagaatatagtgcgtaggatgtgcgaaaatagagaaatctgggatgcggtcatcacggcagcatcacagatcgttagtattttgcagggcaccaatcgacgggaaaccatcgacgtgccccagttagttaacagttaactaactggcctgtataggctgttctgctacccatagaggtaagtgcggaaagcacgacgggccctctccctgaagtaatgcctaacggcggtcccggggagacaaagggctttagctgttcagcttaggttgctcagcatgggtaaaagcagatggtcgacctcctatccatggagctaacgggccgaacgccgttggtggtggcgggtgacttcaacgcttgggctgttgagtggggaagtcgcttcacgaaccagaggggccagatcctgttgggggctttggcaaagctcaacttagatctggccaacgttgggaacaaaagtacatttagcagaaatggtgcggagtcgatcatcgacgtgacgttctccagcccaggactgatcaagaactggagggtagacgatgacTACACTAATAGccaccaccaggcggtctgttatagtgtagacaacaacgagaggcggcaagcgacgggtagagccaacactccaaccgttcgcgggtggaagacatcgcacttcgatgccgaggtattcgaagaggcaatgagaagggagcgcgagtggggcagttggctccgcccgactgctgaccaactagttgctatgctatcgcgggcgtgcgacgccaccatgcctaggactcgccaacctaggaatggtaagccaccggtttactggtggatggacgcgatagccgaccttcgcagtgcgtgcctccgtgcaagacggaggatgcagcgtgcgcgaaacgaagaagagaggacagagcgccgcgcaccattcagttcggcaagatcgatgctgaagagtgcgataaaggccagcaagagggcctgcttcgataggctatgtgcgagtgccaatacaattCCGTGTGGTGACGcccacaggatcgtaatggccaagactaaaggcgcgctggcgcctgcagagcaatcaccagcgatgctggagcgtatcatcgaaggactctttccacgccacgtgccaagtccttggcctccggcggtcgagtctcacgtccgacgttccagtatctcagacatagaccagggatggtcggccaacctgccgagcatccaatccgtgagcgacgacagccgtgtcgaggcaggggaggaggcaagggttacgaatgaggaactcatcgtgatcgccaaatccctaaaggtgagcaaggcaccgggaccggatggtatccctaacctggcgatcaggctggcgataaaaacggcccccgggctgttcagggcagtcatgcagaggtgcctggatgactgtctctttccggacaggtggaagcggcagtgactggtcttattgccgaaggctgggaaaccgccaggggacccatcggcatttaggcctatctgcctgctggacaccgcgggcaaggtgcttgagaggatcatcctcaacagactggtgaggtacacggagggtgtacacggtctggcaagtaaccagttcggcttccggaagggcaggtccacgctggacgcaatctcttccgtcatcaagacggcggaggtagcaatccagcgcaagagaaggggaatacgctactgcgcaatcgtcacgctcgacgtgaagaatgcgttcaatagtgccagttgggactccatagcgctcgcgctcaggagcatccatgtaccggtgtcgctgtacaagattctggaaaattatttccagaatcgaatacttgtttacaacacggaggagggtcagaagtgcgtcccaattaccgcaggagttccgcaaggttctatcctgggcccggtgttgtggaatgtcatgtatgacggagtgttgaaactcaagttccctgtaggggttgtgatcgccggctttgcagacgacataacgctggaggtttacggcgagtctatcgaggaggtcgagttgacggccgcgcactgtatacgcaaggtcgaggactggatgcgctccaggaaactggagctcgcgcatcataagacggaggtcacggttgtgaacaaccgtaaatcggagcaacaggcggtggtcaaagtcggagactgcaccatcacctcggagcgatccctgaagctcttgggggttatggtggacgacaagctcacgttcgggagtcacgtcgactatgcctgtaagagggcctcatcggctattgcagcactatctcgtatgatgtccaatagctcagcggtttatggcagcaagcgaagacttcttgccagcgtggtttcgtccatacttaggtatggtgggccagtgtggtccagagcgctaggaaataacagttaccgtggtaaactggaaagtacctacaggctcatgtgcctgagagttgcgagtgcgtatcgtacggtgtcacacgatgcaatctgtgtcttgtccggcatgatgcctatcagcattgccatcaaggaggacagagagtgtttcgaccaacgtgacacaaggggcatacgaggtaccagaaggtcattctcgatgctccgctggcagcgggaatggtccaactccacaaagggcagatggacgcaccgactcataccggagatatccggctgggtcgggagacgacatggtgaagtgtacttccacctgacacagatcctgtcaggccatggttgtttcaggcaatatctgcacaggttcggacacgcggtgtcccccatgtgtcccgagtgcgtggaggaggaggagactgcggagcatgtcttcttcgtatgcccccgtttcgtaagagcgaggagcaacatgatggctgtgagcgggcctggcactactccggaggATGTGcaacgacccggacatctggaacgcggtctgtgcggccgcctctcagattgtcctggagctgcaacgtgtgtggcgggtcaaccaccaacacgccagtggtagctaattaccagtctccaggtagttagctaggaggttataagagtaaagagagtGCAttacgcacaaaagccactccccgacgaaatacttaaccgtcgttccgggaagaccagggctggagactggaggggttttagtgggtcgggacagggatcagtaggtgcctgggcgagtgtaactaccccagcatctctcccctagtctcatccccacaccctgagttctcttctcaggtgtctgtttgcatatttccccgccacctttgaaaaaaaaaaaaaaaaaagtcgaacGGATACCAAGCGAAAACCGCAGGTACGAGCTCGGACGAAATCTTGCGTACTAGGGCACAGTACAAAGCTTTTATGCACAGTGGAATGCATCAGCAGTTCTGAAATTCAATCTCTACTGCTTGATGGCTCCTGATGTGCCCGGAATGTAAGCTGGCTATTTAAAATCACGCCAAGATCTTTAACTTAGCTTAAGCGCTGGAGAGTCAATTATTGAAAGCTAATTGATTGAAGTTTTCTGCTGAAGGtaataaaattacatttttctacACACTGAGTAGTAAGATCACGGTTGCTCCAATCACTGAAAGCATCAAGCAACTTTTATAGCTCCAGACAGTCTCCAATGTAGGTTATCATCAAAACGATGTTTACATTGTCTATGAAAAGGAGCCGTGTACCTTTCGGTAAAATTTTAGCAACGTCGTTAATAAATGGTGAGAACAAAAGTGGGCCCAGATTGTTTCCTTGCGGCACTCTAGAAGAAGTTGTAAATGGCTCAGAGTGTGGCGACCCAAGACTGACACAAAACACTCAGCTGGTTAGATACGAACAAAACTATCTCACGAGCATGGCAGAGAGCCCTAGTTTATCCACCTGTCGCGAAGGAAGGCATTATTTACGCGATCGAACGCAGCTGTACACAGCATTCACTTGCAATCTCGTATCAATTGAACAATTACGATGCAGTTTTTACTCGATTCGAACAACACTGTTTTGACGAAAACTTTGAAATAAACACATAATGAGGTAATTTCTCGATAATCAGCTATGTTGCACTTGTTTCTTTTTTGTGTATCGGTGTGAGCAATGAATCCCGTCTGGTCCGGGACAAGTGGAATGTTTCAGCTTTCGAATTGCGCTCAAAATGTGCGCTTCTGTTACTTGGAATACTCCACAGTCTAAATTGTCCTGAGGAGTATCGCGTATTGCAGTGTCAATCTGATCTGGCATAGCAACCAAAGACGAAAAAGCGGTTTTAAAATGTGCAGCAAATATTTGGTATTTAGAAGAAGTTGTGTTAGCAAACAAATCAACGAGAAACATGGAAGCTGGTGATCCGTTTTCCTTTCGTTTAGAACGGCCAAATGCCAGAACTTTTTTGTATGTCGACGTAAACTTCTTTGAGTTCGTTCAATGTATCGAGAGCACAGGAACTGATTGTAAAGTTTTTATGTGTTGCTTGCGAGTTTGAACTGGTGCTTTGCTAGAAACGTGAGATTTGCTTTATAGTTTCGTTGAGTAACATGTCTAAGACGTTTCAGTTCACGGAGATGTTAATAATCCCAAGGAGGTTTCATCGGCGATCGTTGCAGTGAAACATGAACTTCAATTACTGTTTGAATCTTCGCGGAGAACTTGTCGACAATGTCTGTTGGATCCCGTTGCGAATCAATGAACTGCCAGTCAATCGCTAATGACGCTTCGTTCAACACATTTTAATCAACCTGCTTAAAATCGAATCCACGATGTTGTGGAGCTGATTCGAGGGCAATAGGCACTACTTCAGTCATGGTTACGTCCAGAGCAGGATGATCCAGGTCAATTTTCACCTTAGGACCGTTGGCCTCCATCACAGAGAAGTTATGAAGCGCTGGCTCGTTCACCAGTACTAGGTCGAGAGTTCTACCACGAGAGTTCTTAATTGGATTTGTTTGCGTTAAACCGTTAAAACAGAATGCGTCGAACAGAGCACTTACTCTACTGCGATCCGTTCTCCAAATCCGATCCGATCCAATCCAAAAAGCTGAGGCGACAAAATGTAATCGTTCATCCATGTTTCAGTAAGAACGATAACATCGCACTTAGAGTCGGAagcagcaataaaaatattgtcgATTTTGTCCGAAGTCCACGAACtttgggattgagattgaaattctaattgagattgggattgggattgagatagggattgggattgggtcggaattgggattgggattgtgaATGAAAACTGATTGAACTTCAAACTGGGATTGGGTAAAGTATCGTTTCATAACCGACACATAAAATCACCTTACTTGTTATTTACTTACTTCTTTGCTGTAATACTGCGTTGAGATAGTCCTAAAAAGAGGCAACAACCGTCTAGATTCGTCATGAATGTCTGCTGCGTAGAGCGCTACAAGCACCATTCGCGTTACAAGGTGGCCGAACGAGTACCAATAGTAAACTGCCACGATCAAGCCAGGATAATCCCTGGAATTGATAAACGAGTCATACCAATCATACATTATTTCCCCACTGATGCAAGTACATTCTTACTTCAACAAGCCTAGCATTTGAATGCAGATGAAGAACAAGTTATTAGCGAATGAAATGGCTACGAAGTATGCCAGCTTGATCTTGAACAGTTGAACAAGTTCACAAACTTTTTGATAATGCTTCCAATATACAGTCCAGAAATGCAGGGATCCATACTCTGCCGACGATCGTAGAATGATGTCGTTAATATGCTTAATGTTTTGTCGCAGCCCGATACATAGAACCATTAGAAAAAGGTCAATGTAGTTCCAGTAGAAGGTTAAAATACTTGTAATAATTTGACACGTAAATCCAAGATAGGCATTGTACGGAATGAAGGAATACATTTCCGGAAACGCCTGCATCAGATGTGCTTCCAATAGATTCTTAATACCACATTTGTACGCCCGATACAGTCCTGCAGGCTTCGCAAGGGCATGCTCAAAGAGGGCACTGAACATCAGACAAGTCATGATGAGCTTTGCTTTCCTACGCAATTGCATGTTATTGGCCGCCAGCTGTGGTCGCTCCGGAAGAGTCCGTACAGTATTTTCCCACTCAACCATCAACTTGGGCCAAATTCGTGCCAACGCTGTAAATCCTAGGGTGATCATCAGGTTGATAGTGAAAAACATCCAGGATACTgaaaaatgcagaaaaaataaattctaaattcaACCTGTTTTCATTTGTACAATATTACAGATTTTCGAAAACTCCACTCCCGTGGTCCAGAAGGTGGCAAGAGAAAACCCGGACATCATCGAACCACCCAATTGCATTAACAGAGAGTAGAACATTTGAAAAGAAAATACTTTAAAGTGCACTTTACTCGCTGTATCAGAGCCGTATCCCAGCACCGGAAAAATACCGAAAGTCTGCCCGAGTACGATGATGGGACGCATAACCAATAGAAAGCTTGCATCCTGATCGAATTTGGCCTGTTTACGCTGTCCGTGGAATTCTTCTGTGAATAGAGAATGCATTCAACGGACGTaagtgaaaaaatatttcggaaaaACGCACTTCCAAAAGGTTGAACAAATATTAAATCGTCACGCGGATTGAACTCGGGCATAATCATGATGCAGACTACAACCCGCGACTGTCCGGAGCTGGATGAACGAACTGAATGAATCAGGCCAATTAGGCTACGAAACTCCTACCCATCCCGGTGCAATAACGAAAACTGCTTAATCATCGGCAATGATAAAAGTTTAACTCGACCAGTAGACGGCGGCCTTGGCACGGCATTGGAGTGGTCATGACCAAAACTGGTGGGTACTTGAACTTTTTTTGGGGGATTTCAAACCCACCTTTTTTCCCTAATagggtgaaaaacatttttggtGAGAAAGCTGGGAAAAATCTAAGCTGGAGCTAATTAACTTTTATCTACGAGTCAGTGCCACGAAACGTTTGAATATAAGTGCAACATTCCAATGCAGCTAAATATATACAGAATGTTTTTGTTATAACAAGGCGCGCACAGTGTTAAATTCCAATACAATAAGgcgcgaagaaaaaaaaattaaatacaatcttcaattttaagtatatttgaATTTAAGCAGAATCGtaaattgaatttggatttcaaTATAAATTACAATTTGGGTTCGGATTTAATTTTGAACGTAAATAAGAATTTAGGACGGATTCTGGATTGGGATTGTGATTGTGATTGTGATAGGGATTGTGatagggattgggattgggattgagattgggattgggattgggattgggattgggatttggattgggattgggattgggattgggattgggattgggattgggattgggattgggattgggattgggattgggattgggattgggattgggattgggattgggattgtgaTTGGGATTATGgttaggattgggattgggattatggttgggattgggattgggattgggattgggattggaattgggattgcgattgggattgggattgggatccCAAAAAGTTTAAGTTGATTGAATACATTGGAAAATCCTTTATTAATTTCGTCATGGAACTTTCCTACACTGACAAAATTAACTACCTAGAATATATCTAAAAGCGTAAAAGCGTACCACGGGTCTGCTTTTCAAGCATGTACATTCACTCGCAAATTTAGTACAAACGATGAGAACCTTCACAAAAATCCGCACGATCCGTTGACTTAACCTCACTCAGCATCACCAGCTCATAAGTAATCATTGTTCCTGCCATCTAAAATGAATCACACAGTTAAAATTGTTAGAAGTTTTTCATTCGAATCTATCCACACCGCTAGGATAATTGTTCGCTTCAGAAAAAAGAACTTATGCCCAGATAAGGCATTATCGATGTTTAGAATCTCGTTGGTGAAACGCTGCACATTAACGTTCCAAGAGCTTGTCGGTACAGCCCTTAAAATTTGCAACGGTTTTCTAGAAGCTACAAAAATGTGCGACGAAGCCAAAAGCATTAGCAATGCTCGTAGTATTAGAAACGTCAATGAAATTCTATAGTAAAATGTGGACAAAGCTGAAGCGTtgattctgcaaaaaaaaattttggtaaTAATTGTTTATAATAAAAAGCAACCACTTACTGAACAGACATATACAGCTGATAGGTAATAAAGAAAATATCAGACCCACAGGTTAGCAAAACCATCGGCGACAGAACTTCATCCATATACAGCACCAAATTAGACAGCTTAGTATAATCTAGACGCACTATCGCCCAGAAAGAATCTGGTATCACTTTTCCTTTAAGATGCTCCACACGGGCATAAAATTGCTCGAATCTCAACGACAAACCCAAACTTACCAGCGTTATAAACAAATCCATGAAGGACCATATGAAAAGATAAACCTTATGAACCATCTCAACTATCAAAGCTACGGGTAGACTATAGGAAATATAACCAAAGATGTGGGAGTGTTCATGGGTGTAAAACACTTCCCAAAATGGGGTACTGTTGTCGCAACGCGCAATGTACTCCCGATTGCTTACGTAACAGGACACCACATGTATAAAATCCTCAACTAAAAGAAATTAATAATGAGATATGAGCTTAAGAAAACAAATGTAGAAATAATACTTACTAAAAGCTAGCAATAGAACAGTGCACCCCACCGCTCTAATATAAAACCGCATACTTCTCCCAAATCGCCAATACGGTGGATGAAGGAATACTTCTTCGTATGAACGCCATTTCGACATTATAGTT from Wyeomyia smithii strain HCP4-BCI-WySm-NY-G18 chromosome 3, ASM2978416v1, whole genome shotgun sequence encodes the following:
- the LOC129729076 gene encoding uncharacterized protein LOC129729076, translated to MSSDEIDDFWAALRPIIFVSQLFSLFPVEGIFAKDNQQIVFRWVSLRTFYSLSMLGMGGLVIVAQLNHVASSNVTASSIAAILYYAFNYGGMICFLIIAIQWRTIMSKWRSYEEVFLHPPYWRFGRSMRFYIRAVGCTVLLLAFIEDFIHVVSCYVSNREYIARCDNSTPFWEVFYTHEHSHIFGYISYSLPVALIVEMVHKVYLFIWSFMDLFITLVSLGLSLRFEQFYARVEHLKGKVIPDSFWAIVRLDYTKLSNLVLYMDEVLSPMVLLTCGSDIFFITYQLYMSVQINASALSTFYYRISLTFLILRALLMLLASSHIFVASRKPLQILRAVPTSSWNVNVQRFTNEILNIDNALSGHKFFFLKRTIILAMAGTMITYELVMLSEVKSTDRADFCEGSHQEFHGQRKQAKFDQDASFLLVMRPIIVLGQTFGIFPVLGYGSDTASKVHFKVFSFQMFYSLLMQLGGSMMSGFSLATFWTTGVEFSKILSWMFFTINLMITLGFTALARIWPKLMVEWENTVRTLPERPQLAANNMQLRRKAKLIMTCLMFSALFEHALAKPAGLYRAYKCGIKNLLEAHLMQAFPEMYSFIPYNAYLGFTCQIITSILTFYWNYIDLFLMVLCIGLRQNIKHINDIILRSSAEYGSLHFWTVYWKHYQKVCELVQLFKIKLAYFVAISFANNLFFICIQMLGLLKDYPGLIVAVYYWYSFGHLVTRMVLVALYAADIHDESRRLLPLFRTISTQYYSKEVQRFHEQVLNDKVALSGFGFFHLTRQLILKIAGTIVTYELVLLQVNDAEEKNGDQNPCT